A DNA window from Pseudomonadota bacterium contains the following coding sequences:
- a CDS encoding regulatory protein RecX, with protein sequence MSLGPDEAYHKAQDLLARRNHFSTELRQKLKTRGFAATAIDSAIDRLTEFGYLDDLNNGRQLAANYLWQKGYGRLMIAQRLRRKGLPLSLAQQIIDELFAGVSATELEELFSRLSRKARGDIYAYLYRRGFLAEEIEPFVSRYREDH encoded by the coding sequence ATGAGCTTAGGGCCTGATGAAGCCTATCATAAGGCCCAGGACCTGCTGGCTCGCCGTAATCACTTCAGTACTGAACTGCGACAGAAGCTTAAAACCAGGGGGTTTGCAGCGACCGCTATTGACTCAGCTATTGACAGATTAACCGAATTTGGTTATCTGGATGACTTGAATAATGGTCGGCAACTGGCGGCCAATTATCTCTGGCAGAAGGGATACGGGCGTTTGATGATTGCTCAGCGTCTGAGAAGAAAAGGACTTCCATTATCCCTGGCCCAGCAGATTATCGATGAGCTGTTTGCCGGGGTTTCGGCAACAGAACTTGAAGAATTGTTTTCTCGTCTCAGCAGAAAAGCCCGTGGTGATATTTATGCCTATCTGTACCGCCGTGGCTTTCTAGCTGAGGAGATTGAACCGTTTGTAAGCCGCTACCGGGAAGATCATTAG
- a CDS encoding type IV pilus twitching motility protein PilT, producing MNRIDEILQAGIDYKASDVHLKAGDPPIVRVDGRLYPLKNFSRLEASELKSMAEEIMGPLERERYADFHEVDFAYGVAGLGRFRVNAYQQRGTMVMVLRSIPYDIMTFSDLKLPPVIEKLAKETNRGLILVTGTTGCGKSTTLASIIDYINRSRSVNIITIEDPIEYLHQDRLSIVSQREVGFDTNSFSLALRSALRQDPDVILVGEMRDLETIEIALTAAETGHLVLSTLHTVDALETINRIVSAFPPFQQTQIRLQLSGILKGVISQRLISCKDGKGRVPAAEVLVSTSRTRECIAEKAKTVEIKDAIIGGYTIYGMQSFDQSLYSLFSKGLISYDEALRQSSNPDDFELKVKGISTGSDSSWDDFSQDESKDQTTKGRGKGKDVPFQVERFGQ from the coding sequence ATGAATCGTATCGATGAAATTCTGCAGGCGGGTATCGACTATAAAGCCTCTGATGTCCATTTGAAAGCAGGTGACCCACCCATTGTTCGGGTTGACGGTCGACTTTATCCATTGAAAAATTTTTCCCGGCTTGAGGCTTCAGAGCTTAAATCAATGGCTGAAGAGATCATGGGGCCCCTGGAAAGGGAGCGCTATGCTGATTTTCATGAGGTGGATTTTGCCTATGGGGTAGCTGGCCTTGGCCGTTTTCGGGTGAATGCTTACCAGCAGCGGGGGACCATGGTCATGGTTCTGCGCTCCATCCCCTATGATATCATGACTTTTAGTGATTTGAAACTGCCGCCGGTGATTGAAAAACTGGCCAAGGAAACCAACCGGGGCCTGATACTGGTTACCGGAACTACCGGTTGCGGCAAAAGTACCACCCTGGCATCAATCATTGATTATATCAATCGCAGCCGCAGCGTTAATATTATTACCATCGAAGATCCCATCGAATATCTGCATCAGGACCGGCTCAGTATTGTCAGTCAGCGTGAGGTTGGTTTCGATACCAATTCTTTTTCTCTCGCCCTGCGCTCGGCCCTGCGCCAGGATCCAGATGTTATCCTGGTAGGTGAGATGCGGGATCTGGAAACCATTGAAATTGCTTTAACCGCTGCCGAAACCGGACACTTGGTACTCAGCACGCTGCATACAGTGGATGCCCTGGAAACCATCAACAGAATTGTTTCTGCTTTCCCGCCGTTTCAGCAAACCCAGATTCGCCTGCAGCTTTCAGGTATTCTCAAAGGGGTTATCTCCCAGCGGCTTATTTCCTGTAAGGACGGTAAAGGTCGGGTGCCGGCAGCCGAAGTTCTGGTTTCCACCTCCCGTACCCGGGAATGTATTGCCGAAAAAGCTAAAACAGTGGAAATAAAAGATGCGATCATCGGTGGTTATACTATTTATGGTATGCAGTCCTTTGATCAGTCCCTTTACAGCCTGTTCAGTAAAGGGCTGATTTCCTATGATGAAGCCCTGAGACAAAGCAGTAATCCGGATGATTTTGAGCTGAAAGTCAAGGGAATTTCTACCGGATCAGACAGCTCGTGGGATGATTTTAGCCAGGATGAATCAAAGGATCAAACAACCAAGGGCAGGGGCAAGGGCAAGGATGTACCTTTTCAGGTGGAGCGTTTTGGTCAATGA